In a genomic window of Balaenoptera ricei isolate mBalRic1 chromosome 3, mBalRic1.hap2, whole genome shotgun sequence:
- the LOC132363524 gene encoding small nuclear ribonucleoprotein E, protein MAYRGQGQKVQKVMVQPINLIFRYLQNRSRIQVWLYEQVNMRIEGCIIGFDEYMNLVLDDAEEIHSKTKSRKQLGRIMLKGDNITLLQSVSN, encoded by the coding sequence ATGGCGTACCGGGGCCAGGGCCAGAAGGTGCAGAAGGTGATGGTACAGCCAATCAATCTCATCTTCAGATACTTGCAAAATAGATCTCGGATTCAGGTGTGGCTTTATGAGCAAGTGAATATGCGGATAGAGGGCTGTATCATTGGTTTTGATGAGTATATGAACCTCGTATTAGATGATGCAGAAGAGATTCATTCTAAAACAAAGTCAAGAAAACAACTGGGTCGGATCATGCTAAAAGGAGATAACATTACTCTGCTCCAAAGTGTCTCCAACTAG